One part of the bacterium genome encodes these proteins:
- the nrfD gene encoding polysulfide reductase NrfD, which translates to MEIDYEPIAGRSTGYYLLLTALLVLVAAGVTATVLMIAYGIHLSGMTNRVPWGLQIVMAIFYIGLSAGSLVVSGLYGIFGKLEYKPFARIAAFLAMLFLIAGLLSIVTDQGRIDRVFVQPFAHFNATSMFSINPALYMGHIMICIFYMWALFKEKGRLTKVTSVTVVLWALCVHTGTGAIFAFTPRELYNTALLPPSFVAAALSSGAALMILVLVSLFRITRRHLDVALVIWLGRLLAVFIIVAMYVILIENAHRFYLIESREATSYYLFKGYHAVLFWGGLIVVGSVVPAVLLFRRRTGTSVPWIVFSSVLVVVGVLCERYLIVLPGLEHPPNLFPGMEIIASALDEGIVTYSISLLEILQALGVLSLIGFMFVLGLKYLPLLPTEARAHGQSQMLKDLIARATANAEAEPTSPAV; encoded by the coding sequence ATGGAAATCGACTATGAACCGATCGCGGGCAGATCGACGGGTTATTACCTGCTGCTGACGGCGCTGCTGGTGCTCGTCGCGGCGGGGGTGACCGCCACCGTGCTGATGATCGCGTACGGTATCCATCTCTCGGGCATGACCAACCGCGTGCCTTGGGGCCTGCAGATCGTGATGGCCATCTTCTACATCGGGCTGTCGGCGGGTTCCCTGGTGGTGTCGGGCCTGTACGGTATCTTCGGCAAGCTGGAGTACAAGCCGTTCGCGCGGATCGCCGCCTTCCTCGCCATGCTGTTCCTGATCGCGGGTCTGTTGTCGATCGTCACCGATCAGGGCCGGATCGACCGTGTGTTCGTCCAGCCCTTCGCCCACTTCAACGCCACGTCCATGTTCTCGATCAACCCGGCCCTGTACATGGGGCACATCATGATCTGCATCTTCTACATGTGGGCCCTCTTCAAGGAAAAGGGCCGCCTGACCAAGGTGACCTCGGTGACGGTCGTGCTCTGGGCCCTGTGCGTCCACACCGGCACGGGCGCCATCTTCGCCTTCACGCCCCGCGAGCTGTACAACACGGCCCTGCTGCCGCCGAGCTTCGTGGCGGCGGCCCTCTCCTCGGGCGCCGCCCTGATGATCCTGGTCCTCGTCTCCCTGTTCCGGATCACCCGTCGGCATCTGGACGTGGCGCTCGTGATCTGGCTCGGCCGTCTGCTGGCCGTGTTCATCATCGTGGCGATGTACGTCATCCTGATCGAGAACGCCCACCGCTTCTATCTGATCGAATCGCGGGAGGCGACGTCGTACTACCTGTTCAAGGGCTACCACGCCGTGCTGTTCTGGGGCGGCTTGATCGTCGTCGGGTCGGTGGTCCCGGCCGTGCTGCTGTTCAGGCGGCGCACGGGGACATCGGTGCCCTGGATCGTGTTCTCGTCCGTCCTGGTGGTGGTCGGCGTCCTGTGCGAGAGGTACCTCATCGTGCTGCCGGGACTGGAACACCCGCCGAACCTGTTCCCCGGCATGGAGATCATCGCCTCGGCCCTCGACGAGGGGATCGTCACCTATTCCATCAGCCTGCTCGAGATCCTCCAGGCCCTGGGCGTGTTGAGCCTCATCGGCTTCATGTTCGTCCTGGGCCTGAAGTACCTTCCCCTGCTGCCCACCGAAGCGCGGGCCCACGGGCAATCCCAGATGCTGAAGGACCTGATCGCGCGGGCCACCGCGAATGCCGAAGCCGAGCCGACGAGTCCCGCGGTGTGA